DNA from Nitrospirota bacterium:
AGGGAGAATGTCATCTTTACAAACTGTGCGCTGACAGATGACGGCGATGTATGGTGGGAGGGCATGGACGGCGACCTGCCATCGCATCTCATTGACTGGAAGGGTCATGACTGGACACCTGCAAGCAAGGCTGACGCTGCGCATGCAAATGCACGCTTCACCGCTCATGCGTCACAATGCCCGGTCATCTGCAAGGACTGGGAAAATCCGGCAGGAGTGCCGATCGATATCCTGATATTCGGCGGTCGCCGCACCAGTGTTGTGCCGCTTGTGTACGAGGCCCTATCCTGGGAACATGGCGTATTCCTGGGAGCCACTGCCGCCTCAGAGACAACAGCAGCGAATATTGGAGCCGTGGGCAACCTAAGAAGAGATCCCTTTGCAATGAAGCCCTTCTGCGGATATAACATGGGCGACTATTTCGAGCACTGGTTCAGCATGGGCGAGAAGCTCGGCAGCAAAGCGCCGAAGATATTCTATGTGAACTGGTTCAGGAAGAGCCAGGACTGCAAGTTCCTCTGGCCCGGCTTCAGCGACAACAGCAGAGTGCTCAAATGGATCTGTGAGCGCGTTGACGGCACGATTGGCGCAGAAAAATCAGCGGTCGGTCTTCTGCCGAAAGAAGGGGACCTTGACCTTTCAGGCCTCACACTGGAACCTGAAAATATAGAGGAACTGATGAGCGTAAATGCCGCTGAATGGAAAAATGAGATACCGGACATTGAGGCACATTTCGCAACCTTTGGAAAGCATCTGCCCGCAAAACTGAAGGACCAGCTCGAAGAGCTCAGGAAACGTCTTGATTAATACAGAGCGGCTCAAACCCTTCAGGATATTGTGACGATGTGGAGATGGTAGTCTCGAAGAAAAACCTGGTCAATGTGCTGGGCGTTGTGTACGTCCATACAAAGACCAGTGATGGCGGCGATCTTTATCTTACCCGTTTTGCCGAGAAACGCGCTAACCATTTTGAGATAGAGAACTGGTATGAAACCGGCTGGTTCAATAAACACAAACTGCGACTGATGGGTGCCAGCTCCGTGTACAAGGTCCCAACAAAAGAGGTCGATGGCCTGAGCCTCGACCTGGTTGTCAAAAACTGTCGTGTCGGCGAAGATGTGCCTCTCGATACCCATACCCTGCAGGAGTTCTGCGATGCAGAGTTCAACAGCCCCTGGGAAGAATTCGCCCTGGTTATGGAGCTGATGGATAACCTGTATGGGCCGAAAGAGACGAGGATACATACCCAGCTTCCCATGGCGATATACGTGCCACCGGAAATGATGCAGGCATGGCAGAGCGGCAGATCAGGGGCCAGGATCAACCGCATCCGGGCAAAACATCCGGGCATTGATCTCGATATCCTGAAGCAGTATAAGCTCATCTACGAGTGGATAACGGGCCTGAATATCAAAGAGATCTTCGCGTACATCGATATCAACACCGACGAGATGATAAAACATCTGAAAACTCTCGATGCTGCGGCACACAAGGACCTCAATAAAAAGGGGTACTTGGTAGCTGATATGAAACCCGAGCATATCATTATCAGCGAGACGGAGGTCGAACATATTAAAGAAATCGGCCTTGGGAATAAGAAGAACCCTGAAAAAGATCAGGTTGATCATCTCTATCAGCTGATCAGCAGCGGCAATTATTCCATCATTGATTACGAACTGCTCCTGCGTACGCCGGAGCATGAAGAGACAGTCAAGAATTCAAGAAGACATTCCTACCTCGATGATCAAAAGCACCGTTTTGAACCGGCCTCATTGCCGGCACATCTTTCTTCTGCAGAAATTTTCGGGGTCCCCTATCTGTACGGTCATGCAGAGAGCACGGGCGGGCGCCTCTGGGTTGTCGGACGCAATCCGCATCTGTTCGATTATTTCCTCCCTGAGCGCTGGAGGAAAACACCCTCGATTAAACTGTCTGAAACCAAAGAAGTCTTTTATACCATAACAAAAGATAACATTCATCTCGTCTGGGAAACATCCAGGATAGGCGAAATGCCTGTTGGTGATGAAGAGGGCTCACGCGATCCCAAGGTCCGTCAATACGGTATAAACAGCCCATTTGAGGAATTTGCCATGGCCCAGACCCTGAACCGTCTCGGCATCCCCACCGTCTATGTCAGGGCCATCTATATGACCGGAAGCAAAAAGGTAGAGGCCTCGACCGACGACAGGAAATATGCATCTCACAAGGACCTCCTAGACCCGGAAGGGAATCCTGTGCTTCAGGAAAATCATAATTATATAACCATCCGGGGCTATTACAACGGCCCTGATCAGTGGGTCGCCGAAAACCGTGATGCCCTTTATATTCCGGTGGACCTTTCCAAGGCAGTCGAAAAGGGGATCATCGATGAAGAGCAGTGCGGGTCGTTTTTGGATGCGGTAAAGGCGAAATTGCATATGCACGGCTTTGACGGTTCATCCCTCAAGGCCAACGACCTTCTTCTGGCTGTGGATGACAACAGGGAAGTTATGAAAAACAGGTCCGGGGAACCACAGGTCATTATCTGCAACTTCGAGTTGATCTGGAAAACTCACAGGGCCGGGCAGTGCGCAGCAGAAGTATCAAAAATACATTAATACCAGGCGGAGGTTTATTGTGGACAGAGTCTTAAGCGGTATGCAGTCAAGCGGAAAGGTACATCTCGGCAATTATGTCGGCGCGCTGCAGAACTGGGTGAAGCTGCAGGATAAATACGATTGCTACTATTTTGTTGCTGACTGGCATGCCCTTACAACAGGATATACCAACCCTTCGGTGCTGCACGAATCGGTCACAGACCTGCTGGTGAACTTCCTTGCCGCAGGACTTGATCCTGATAAATGCACCATCTTTATCCAGTCCAGGATACTGGAGCATGCAGAGCTGCATCTCCTGCTTTCGATGATCACACCCCTTGGCTGGCTTGAGCGCGTGCCGACCTATAAAGAGAAGCAGACAGAACTGAGCGAGCGCGACCTCTCCACATACGGTTTTCTCGGTTACCCGCTTCTGCAGACAGCAGACATTATCATGTACCGGGCAAAGCATGTGCCTGTCGGCATAGACCAGGTGCCTCACCTTGAGATATCGCGTGAAATTGCACGCAGGTTTAATAACCTTTACGGTGAGGTTTTCCCTGAGCCTGATGCACTGCTGACCCCCTTCCCCAAGGTGCCTGGGGTAGATGGCAGAAAGATGTCAAAGAGCTATGGCAATGCCATCTATCTTTCAGACAGCGCAAAGGAAGTAGAACAGAAGATCAGGACCATGACCACTGACCCGGCCCGTATTCGCAGAACAGACATAGGCGATCCGGAGCAGTCTCCCGTCTTTCAGCTTCATAAGGTCTTTTCAACAGCAGAAGAGCAGGCAGAGGTTGCTGAGGGATGCAGGACAGCAGGCATCGGCTGCATTGACTGCAAGAAGGTGCTTATCAAGAACGTCTTCTCTGTGCTTGAGCCGATCTGGGAGAAAAGGGCAGCCCTTCTTGCTGATCCTGATAAACTGCATGCGATAGCAGAAAAGGGAAACGAGAAGGCCAGAAAGGTGGCGCAGGAGACCATGCAGCTCGTACGCAAGGCAATGGGGCTGTATTAGTGCGTTATATCAGTAAAGAAGAGGTTTGAATTTAGCGAGGACTTGTGAAAGGGCTGTCGCTGAAATGCGGTCAGTTACTTTTACTTTGCGGACCTGCCAGTCGATAGAGCGAACCTGATCGGCAAGGGCAACTCCAGAGGTCTTCTTTGCACCGTCAAGCGCCACTTCAAATGGATAACCTTTGATCTTTGTGGTGATCGGGCAGATAAGACAGAGGCCGGAAGCCTTATTGTAGAGCGCAGGAGAAAGGACAAGCGCCGGTCTGAACCCTGCCTGCTCATGCCCTAATGTCGGATCGAAACTCAAAAGGATAATATCGCCGCGATCCGGAATTGTTCTCATCGTATCCCTTCAGTTACGGATGATGACACCCCTCCAGCAGAAGTAGGTGCTTTAGTGAC
Protein-coding regions in this window:
- the mazF gene encoding endoribonuclease MazF; amino-acid sequence: MRTIPDRGDIILLSFDPTLGHEQAGFRPALVLSPALYNKASGLCLICPITTKIKGYPFEVALDGAKKTSGVALADQVRSIDWQVRKVKVTDRISATALSQVLAKFKPLLY
- the trpS gene encoding tryptophan--tRNA ligase, coding for MQSSGKVHLGNYVGALQNWVKLQDKYDCYYFVADWHALTTGYTNPSVLHESVTDLLVNFLAAGLDPDKCTIFIQSRILEHAELHLLLSMITPLGWLERVPTYKEKQTELSERDLSTYGFLGYPLLQTADIIMYRAKHVPVGIDQVPHLEISREIARRFNNLYGEVFPEPDALLTPFPKVPGVDGRKMSKSYGNAIYLSDSAKEVEQKIRTMTTDPARIRRTDIGDPEQSPVFQLHKVFSTAEEQAEVAEGCRTAGIGCIDCKKVLIKNVFSVLEPIWEKRAALLADPDKLHAIAEKGNEKARKVAQETMQLVRKAMGLY